One region of Gemmatimonadota bacterium genomic DNA includes:
- a CDS encoding DUF58 domain-containing protein codes for MSSARVAPAAPMLDPAVLASIDSLELLARGVVDGFLAGLHRAPHLGTSLDFAEHRPYNPGDDVRRVDWRLYGRTDRHYVRLFEAETNADFLLITDVSRSMDFRGSPDRLTKFDYARFLAASLAYLAATQRDRVGLITFAGSVLETVPPAARHRDNVLRALQRARPKAGGGLYEAAERAGGLLRRRGLVAVVGDFYDPPAEIVRAFSALRDRGHDVIAFHVLDPWERRLPELGATLFEDLETGDRLPVDPGAAAAQYQARVDGHLRTVAAELLALRVDHVLLDTSTPLSVALARWLGHRRTALRTRSAQGRD; via the coding sequence GTGAGCTCCGCCCGCGTCGCACCCGCCGCGCCGATGCTCGATCCGGCGGTGCTGGCGAGCATCGACTCGCTGGAGCTGCTGGCGCGCGGCGTCGTGGACGGATTCCTCGCCGGCCTGCACCGGGCGCCTCACCTGGGCACGTCGCTCGACTTCGCCGAGCATCGGCCCTACAACCCGGGCGACGACGTGCGGCGCGTGGACTGGCGGCTATACGGCCGCACCGACCGGCACTACGTGCGGCTGTTCGAGGCGGAAACGAACGCCGATTTCCTGCTCATCACGGACGTGTCCCGGTCGATGGATTTCCGGGGCTCTCCAGACCGCCTCACGAAGTTCGACTACGCGCGCTTCCTGGCCGCGTCGCTCGCCTACCTGGCGGCCACGCAGCGCGACCGGGTCGGCCTGATCACCTTCGCCGGGTCGGTTCTGGAGACCGTGCCGCCCGCCGCGCGTCACCGCGACAACGTGCTGCGCGCGCTCCAGCGGGCCCGCCCGAAAGCCGGTGGCGGGCTGTACGAAGCCGCGGAAAGAGCCGGGGGGCTGCTGCGCCGGCGCGGCCTCGTCGCCGTAGTGGGAGACTTCTACGACCCGCCCGCGGAGATAGTGCGGGCGTTCTCGGCGCTGAGGGATCGCGGGCACGACGTGATCGCGTTCCACGTCCTCGACCCGTGGGAGCGGCGCCTGCCCGAGCTGGGCGCGACGCTGTTCGAGGATCTGGAGACCGGCGACCGCCTGCCCGTGGACCCAGGGGCGGCGGCGGCGCAGTACCAGGCGCGCGTGGACGGGCACCTGCGCACCGTGGCCGCTGAGCTACTGGCGCTGCGGGTCGATCACGTGCTGCTCGACACGTCTACGCCGCTGTCCGTCGCGCTCGCGCGGTGGCTCGGCCACCGGCGCACGGCGCTGCGCACGCGCTCGGCGCAGGGCAGGGACTGA